The following coding sequences lie in one Treponema socranskii subsp. buccale genomic window:
- a CDS encoding ABC transporter substrate-binding protein, with amino-acid sequence MKKMVLAVMLASIGAAVFAMGASETTSSSAKPVTLEWWTWDPTMKDQNMQIIAKYQAEHPNVKINNTIIDTHEYWTKLRIQAQQRKLPDVFTMSSGYLEEWAENGLMYNLDSLIKRDGTDKKFYKSMMDATKAISKSDHVYALPFALVTAVLYYNKDMFDAAGVKYPTEDWSRDDFLAAAKKLTIDKNNDGAVDQWGFWFYGRYAQIESWVYANGGNLLNAQKNKFAPDANARDALNFLYRLVAVEKVAPRQKDMSAFRNQDIFPQGKCAMWIDGSWYVDNHRKTLGNSVKWGISRVPFGPAGKAKRVTYGWPDAYCMSPNTQNVDEAWKFMQYVAGEGIDLSQYMAGKIPSNIALSKGIVDPAQQPGKEMELLNKEAGEPLKTSYTKGWNEWRGYRANEAMGLNGYIDSALNGERTMDQAITAATKDINVVLSRYYK; translated from the coding sequence ATGAAAAAAATGGTTTTAGCCGTCATGCTTGCAAGCATCGGCGCGGCGGTTTTTGCAATGGGAGCTTCGGAAACGACGAGCTCTTCCGCAAAACCGGTTACGCTGGAATGGTGGACGTGGGATCCGACCATGAAAGATCAAAATATGCAGATCATTGCAAAGTATCAGGCGGAACATCCGAACGTAAAAATCAACAATACCATTATCGATACACATGAATATTGGACGAAACTCCGCATTCAGGCTCAGCAGCGCAAACTGCCCGACGTCTTTACGATGAGTTCCGGCTATCTCGAAGAATGGGCGGAAAACGGCCTCATGTACAACCTCGATTCGCTTATCAAACGCGACGGCACCGATAAAAAATTTTATAAATCGATGATGGACGCGACGAAAGCGATTTCAAAAAGCGATCACGTCTATGCACTGCCGTTCGCGCTCGTTACGGCGGTGCTTTACTATAACAAGGATATGTTTGACGCGGCAGGCGTCAAATATCCGACGGAAGATTGGAGCCGGGACGATTTTCTCGCCGCCGCAAAAAAATTGACGATCGATAAAAACAATGACGGTGCCGTCGACCAGTGGGGCTTTTGGTTTTACGGACGCTATGCGCAGATCGAAAGCTGGGTGTATGCGAACGGCGGCAACCTGCTCAATGCGCAAAAAAACAAATTCGCTCCGGATGCCAACGCGCGCGATGCGCTGAATTTTCTGTACCGGCTCGTTGCCGTTGAAAAAGTCGCACCCCGTCAAAAAGATATGAGCGCATTCCGCAATCAGGATATTTTTCCGCAGGGCAAATGTGCAATGTGGATCGACGGTTCATGGTATGTCGACAATCACCGCAAAACGCTCGGCAACAGCGTAAAGTGGGGTATAAGCCGCGTTCCGTTCGGACCCGCAGGCAAAGCGAAGCGCGTCACCTACGGCTGGCCCGATGCATATTGTATGTCGCCGAATACGCAGAATGTCGATGAAGCGTGGAAATTCATGCAGTACGTTGCGGGCGAAGGCATCGATTTGTCGCAGTATATGGCGGGTAAAATTCCGTCGAACATTGCGCTTTCAAAAGGCATCGTCGACCCGGCTCAGCAACCCGGCAAAGAGATGGAGCTTTTGAACAAAGAAGCGGGAGAGCCTCTTAAAACTTCCTACACAAAAGGATGGAACGAATGGAGAGGCTACCGTGCGAACGAAGCGATGGGCTTAAACGGTTACATCGACAGCGCGCTGAACGGCGAGAGAACGATGGATCAGGCGATTACGGCCGCGACCAAAGACATCAATGTCGTTCTTTCCCGTTATTACAAATAA
- a CDS encoding carbohydrate ABC transporter permease has protein sequence MSSKSLVWHKPWTPWIFLLPTVIGLFVFRLMPIVAAFILSFSDWNLLASPKFNGFANYIEALKDPDTWLVIRNTFKFSVFYVIGGMLFGLIFACLINVKIKGINFFRAAIYMPVITSSVAVGIVWRWLLGPNYGLLSVILKSVGIMSMPNWLGDKKLVLFTVAFVQVWKMSGYYMILFLAGLQNISHEMIEAATIDGASRPQRFFRITLPLLSPTTFFILTIAIIDSFKNFELILAMTRGGPMNASNTLVYDVYLNAFIYYRVGFAESIAFILLIIVAFFTVLNFYIRKRWAQPWD, from the coding sequence ATGTCTTCCAAATCACTCGTATGGCACAAGCCGTGGACACCGTGGATTTTTTTATTACCGACCGTCATCGGCTTATTCGTATTTCGTTTAATGCCGATCGTCGCAGCATTTATCTTAAGCTTTTCCGATTGGAATTTGCTCGCATCTCCGAAATTCAACGGATTCGCAAACTATATCGAAGCGCTTAAAGATCCCGACACATGGCTCGTTATCCGCAATACGTTCAAGTTTTCCGTTTTCTATGTAATAGGCGGTATGCTGTTCGGTTTGATTTTTGCCTGCCTTATCAACGTAAAAATAAAAGGCATCAATTTTTTTCGCGCGGCCATTTACATGCCGGTCATCACTTCTTCGGTTGCGGTCGGAATCGTTTGGCGATGGCTGCTCGGCCCCAACTACGGACTCCTTTCCGTTATTTTAAAAAGCGTCGGCATTATGAGTATGCCGAATTGGCTCGGCGATAAAAAACTCGTTTTGTTTACCGTTGCATTCGTTCAAGTGTGGAAAATGTCCGGTTACTATATGATTTTGTTTCTTGCCGGCCTTCAAAATATATCACATGAAATGATCGAAGCGGCGACCATAGACGGTGCAAGCCGACCGCAGCGTTTTTTCCGCATAACGCTGCCGCTCTTGAGCCCGACGACGTTTTTTATTTTAACAATCGCAATCATCGATTCATTTAAAAACTTCGAATTGATTCTTGCCATGACGCGCGGCGGACCGATGAACGCATCGAACACCCTCGTCTATGACGTGTACTTAAACGCATTCATATATTACCGCGTCGGCTTCGCCGAATCGATCGCGTTTATCCTTTTGATAATCGTCGCGTTTTTCACCGTCTTGAATTTTTACATCAGAAAACGCTGGGCGCAGCCGTGGGATTAA
- a CDS encoding metal ABC transporter solute-binding protein, Zn/Mn family — protein MKKIIIFILPIVSAALLFANGKNDIPNFAQNAVEPKTRIVASTSWTAAFADIAGADNVETIAPATLRHPPEYEVTVSDIQKITASDLFIYAGFERMMKTLGDSIDGTKMMRIASNNSIATVTNETAKIAERLGTEEKNKVRLALYVNAILDAKAEIERRGKSNAKVLCHKHQRYLAADLGFTVAETFGPEAVTANQIANAKTGGYDIIIDNVHNPVGSPLAEVAPNAAYIVWRNFPDKVERNALLHVIRENIAALMKAM, from the coding sequence ATGAAAAAAATTATTATTTTTATACTGCCGATAGTATCTGCGGCGCTCCTTTTCGCAAACGGAAAAAACGATATACCGAACTTCGCACAAAACGCAGTCGAACCGAAAACTCGCATCGTCGCATCGACATCGTGGACAGCCGCTTTTGCCGATATCGCAGGGGCGGACAACGTCGAAACGATCGCACCCGCAACGCTTCGTCATCCGCCGGAATACGAAGTGACGGTGAGCGATATTCAAAAAATCACGGCAAGCGATCTTTTCATCTACGCCGGTTTTGAACGAATGATGAAAACGCTCGGCGATTCTATAGACGGAACGAAAATGATGCGCATCGCAAGCAACAATTCAATTGCAACGGTAACGAACGAAACGGCAAAAATTGCGGAAAGATTGGGTACGGAAGAAAAAAACAAAGTGCGGCTCGCCCTCTATGTAAATGCCATCCTGGATGCGAAAGCGGAAATCGAGCGGCGCGGAAAATCGAATGCAAAAGTGCTGTGCCACAAACACCAGCGCTACCTCGCCGCCGATTTGGGTTTTACCGTTGCGGAGACATTCGGACCGGAGGCTGTGACGGCAAACCAAATCGCAAACGCAAAAACCGGCGGCTACGATATAATCATCGACAATGTGCATAACCCCGTAGGCAGTCCGCTTGCCGAAGTTGCGCCGAACGCCGCGTATATCGTGTGGCGAAACTTCCCCGACAAAGTCGAACGGAATGCATTGCTGCACGTCATACGGGAAAATATCGCCGCGCTGATGAAAGCGATGTAA
- a CDS encoding carbohydrate ABC transporter permease: MKITVLDKKFYQENTVLDKKDCIPIIRYTLIILFVLLSIFPFIWMVSNSFMSAKNIFADPPRFIPDLLFTDQMWDNYKTVMDVYNFGRYILNSVFVVVLAAAGQLFVCSLSGFAFARMRFKSRNLLFSLLVLTYMIPVQVTIIPEYYLMMRLNWLDSYLPLIVPSFLAGALGTFMLKEFYEQVPEALFDAGIIDGVNSLQMYTMIYVPQSIAPIATLFIIAFMNNWNDLLRPMLYIAKTELYTVTLGLTMFQGQYSSEWNLLLAAGVLAVLPLIIVFIFCQRYIIENSMNAGIKG, from the coding sequence TTGAAAATTACCGTTTTGGACAAAAAGTTTTATCAGGAGAATACCGTGTTGGACAAAAAAGACTGCATTCCGATCATACGATATACATTGATTATTTTATTTGTACTGCTTTCGATTTTTCCGTTCATTTGGATGGTGTCGAATTCTTTTATGAGTGCGAAAAACATTTTCGCCGATCCGCCGAGATTCATACCCGATCTGCTGTTTACCGACCAAATGTGGGACAACTATAAAACGGTTATGGACGTATACAATTTCGGACGCTATATTTTAAACTCCGTTTTTGTCGTCGTGCTTGCCGCGGCAGGACAGCTTTTCGTATGTTCACTCAGCGGTTTTGCATTTGCACGGATGCGTTTCAAAAGCAGAAACCTGCTGTTTTCTCTTTTAGTGCTCACGTATATGATTCCGGTTCAAGTTACGATCATCCCCGAGTACTATCTTATGATGCGCTTGAATTGGCTCGATTCCTATCTTCCCCTGATAGTGCCGTCTTTCCTTGCCGGCGCGCTCGGTACGTTTATGCTGAAAGAATTTTACGAACAAGTACCCGAAGCGCTCTTCGATGCAGGGATTATCGACGGCGTGAATTCGCTTCAAATGTATACGATGATTTACGTACCGCAATCGATCGCGCCGATCGCGACGCTGTTTATCATCGCGTTTATGAACAACTGGAATGATCTGCTTCGGCCTATGCTCTACATTGCCAAAACGGAGCTGTACACCGTTACGCTCGGACTTACGATGTTCCAAGGTCAATATTCGAGCGAATGGAATTTGCTGCTTGCAGCCGGCGTACTTGCCGTTTTGCCGCTGATCATCGTATTTATTTTCTGCCAGCGTTATATCATCGAAAATTCCATGAACGCCGGCATCAAAGGATAA
- a CDS encoding LacI family DNA-binding transcriptional regulator yields the protein MAVTIKDIAAKAGVSRGTVDRALHNRKDVNPEVAKRIRRIVDAMGYIPNRAGKALAARKQPIRFGCLLPDKDNPFFTDVIKGFRRAEAELKDYGVSVELIHIRGFDVQTHIAAIKKAAKKRYKGMCITTLDLPEVQREVFALTQSGTPVVSVNTDIPDSGRICYVGTDYKKAGYTAAGMLSLITKEKQKLLIVSGSFHIRGHNDRIKGFCTGLAEHGIAYEIIKTVEAFDSNEDSYILTHTILSKHPEITGVFVVAGGVPGVYRAIKELGRSSIVPLVFDDLPEIKKIIKEGGIGFTICQEPETQGYIGIMRLFGYLMEEGKKLPDDYITQTIIKIAGNI from the coding sequence ATGGCTGTCACGATAAAAGATATTGCAGCAAAAGCCGGCGTATCACGCGGAACCGTCGACCGCGCACTTCACAACAGAAAGGATGTCAATCCTGAAGTGGCGAAACGGATCCGCCGTATCGTCGACGCAATGGGCTACATACCGAATCGCGCAGGCAAAGCGCTTGCAGCGCGCAAACAGCCCATCCGCTTCGGCTGCCTGCTCCCCGACAAAGACAATCCGTTTTTCACTGATGTCATCAAAGGATTTCGGCGGGCCGAAGCGGAGCTCAAAGATTACGGCGTGAGTGTAGAGTTGATTCACATACGCGGATTCGACGTGCAAACGCATATCGCCGCGATAAAAAAAGCGGCAAAAAAACGTTACAAGGGCATGTGCATCACGACACTCGACTTACCCGAAGTGCAGCGCGAAGTCTTTGCGCTCACGCAGAGCGGTACCCCCGTCGTAAGCGTCAACACCGATATCCCCGACAGCGGAAGAATCTGCTATGTCGGCACCGACTACAAAAAAGCGGGATACACCGCAGCGGGCATGTTGTCGCTTATCACAAAAGAAAAACAAAAATTATTAATCGTAAGCGGGTCGTTTCACATACGCGGACACAACGACAGAATCAAAGGATTTTGCACAGGCCTTGCAGAACACGGCATTGCATATGAAATTATTAAAACGGTTGAAGCCTTTGACAGCAACGAAGATTCATATATACTCACGCATACGATTCTTTCGAAGCATCCCGAAATTACCGGCGTCTTCGTCGTCGCAGGCGGCGTCCCCGGAGTATACCGTGCGATAAAAGAGCTCGGTCGCTCTTCAATCGTACCGCTCGTATTCGACGATTTGCCGGAAATCAAAAAAATTATCAAGGAAGGCGGCATCGGCTTTACGATCTGTCAAGAACCGGAAACGCAGGGATATATCGGCATAATGCGATTATTCGGTTACCTTATGGAAGAAGGGAAAAAATTACCGGACGACTATATCACACAGACGATTATTAAAATCGCCGGTAACATATAG
- a CDS encoding L-fucose/L-arabinose isomerase family protein yields MKKITNVPEVKLGIIAVSRDCFVISLSERRRKAIVESFSQYGTIYEAKTTVENEVDMLKAVDEVKQAGCNALCVFLGNFGPETPETLIAKEFAGPVLYAAAAEERAGDLIDGRGDAYCGMLNCSYNLGIRKLNAVIPEYPIGTACDIAKMLCDFIPVARACIGIANLKIITFGPRPQDFFACNAPIKTLYDIGVEIQENSELDLLVSYRAHKDDGRIPEVVKDMESELGTEGNRFPDLLPRMAQFELTLLDWAEANKGARKYVAFANKCWPAFPKEFGFEPCYVNSRLATRGIPVACEVDIYGALSEYIGTCVTGSPVTLLDINNSVPADMYENDIKGKFPYAYKATDVFMGFHCGNTPFCRLNPKSKPAVKYQLIQHRLLEPSGSVPDFTRGTLEGDIDSGDITFFRLQSAADTTLHAYIAQGEVLPVATRSFGGIGVFAIPEMGRFYRHVLISKRFPHHGAVAFGHAGKALFTVFDYLGVQDISYNKPAGQLYCDENPFEN; encoded by the coding sequence ATGAAAAAAATTACAAATGTCCCCGAAGTCAAACTCGGAATCATCGCGGTCAGCCGCGACTGTTTTGTCATCTCGCTTTCGGAGCGGAGGCGCAAAGCGATCGTAGAATCCTTTTCGCAGTACGGTACTATTTACGAAGCGAAGACGACGGTCGAAAACGAAGTCGATATGCTCAAAGCCGTCGACGAAGTAAAACAGGCGGGCTGCAACGCGCTCTGCGTATTTCTCGGAAACTTCGGCCCCGAAACGCCTGAAACGCTCATCGCAAAAGAATTCGCAGGTCCCGTATTGTACGCCGCTGCGGCCGAAGAGCGCGCAGGCGATTTAATCGACGGGAGAGGAGACGCGTACTGCGGTATGCTCAACTGTTCGTACAATCTCGGGATTCGAAAACTCAATGCGGTCATCCCCGAATATCCGATCGGAACCGCCTGCGACATTGCAAAAATGCTGTGTGATTTTATTCCGGTCGCACGTGCGTGCATCGGCATCGCAAATTTGAAAATCATCACGTTCGGCCCTCGCCCTCAGGATTTTTTTGCGTGCAACGCGCCGATCAAAACGCTCTACGATATCGGCGTCGAAATCCAAGAAAACTCGGAACTCGATTTGCTCGTGTCGTACCGCGCGCATAAAGACGACGGCCGCATTCCCGAAGTCGTAAAAGATATGGAAAGCGAACTGGGTACGGAAGGTAACCGATTTCCCGATCTGCTCCCGCGCATGGCGCAGTTTGAACTTACGCTGCTCGATTGGGCGGAAGCGAACAAAGGTGCGCGAAAATACGTCGCGTTCGCAAACAAATGCTGGCCGGCGTTTCCGAAAGAATTCGGCTTCGAACCCTGCTATGTAAACAGCCGCCTTGCGACACGCGGCATTCCGGTTGCGTGCGAAGTCGACATCTACGGCGCGCTCAGCGAATATATCGGTACCTGTGTGACGGGCTCTCCGGTCACGCTGCTCGATATCAACAATTCCGTACCCGCCGATATGTACGAAAACGATATTAAAGGAAAATTCCCCTACGCCTACAAAGCGACGGATGTATTTATGGGATTTCACTGCGGTAATACGCCGTTCTGTCGTTTAAATCCGAAAAGCAAACCTGCCGTCAAATATCAGCTCATTCAGCATCGCCTGCTCGAACCGTCGGGCAGTGTACCCGATTTTACGCGCGGTACGCTCGAAGGTGATATCGATTCCGGCGATATCACGTTTTTCAGACTTCAGAGCGCTGCGGACACGACGCTGCACGCGTACATCGCGCAGGGCGAAGTGCTCCCCGTCGCAACGCGTTCGTTCGGCGGCATCGGCGTGTTTGCGATTCCCGAAATGGGCAGGTTTTACCGTCACGTGCTCATTTCAAAACGGTTCCCGCATCACGGCGCCGTAGCCTTCGGACATGCGGGCAAAGCGCTGTTCACCGTATTCGACTATCTCGGCGTACAGGATATTTCATACAATAAACCCGCCGGACAGCTGTACTGCGATGAAAATCCGTTTGAAAATTGA
- a CDS encoding ABC transporter substrate-binding protein, with translation MKKIGKLVAFAAAVFTLGTFVSCTKKNAQAESDTIKIGVFEPMTGANAAGGALELEGVRLANELYPTVTAGGKEYKVELVVADNKSDKVEAANAVQRLVDKEKVKVVLGSWGSGYSIAAGPIVQEAKVPAMGLTCTNPLVTKDNPYYFRVCFIDPFQGTVMATYANKNLNAKTAVLIREISNDYSVGLAKFFSDTFKKLAGESSILAELNYNTGDQDFTAQLTTIKASNPDVIFAPGNYTESALIMKQARELGITAPFLGGDTWETPELIDVGKDAVEGCLLSTAFDAGGATGDLAKTFLAKYDEEYHKEPAAFTVLAFDGYRLVLDAIRRADSIDTTKIRDAIAATSDFEGVAGNVTLDENGDATKSAFIKTVKDGKFTYITIVNP, from the coding sequence ATGAAAAAAATCGGTAAACTCGTCGCCTTCGCAGCGGCCGTTTTTACACTCGGCACCTTTGTTTCATGTACGAAAAAAAACGCTCAGGCGGAAAGCGATACGATTAAAATCGGCGTATTCGAACCGATGACGGGAGCGAATGCGGCGGGCGGCGCCCTTGAGCTCGAAGGCGTCCGTCTTGCAAACGAACTGTATCCGACGGTTACGGCGGGCGGGAAAGAATATAAAGTCGAACTCGTGGTCGCCGACAACAAATCCGATAAAGTCGAAGCGGCGAATGCGGTACAGCGCCTCGTTGACAAAGAAAAAGTAAAGGTTGTACTCGGTTCGTGGGGTTCGGGCTATTCCATCGCAGCGGGTCCCATCGTGCAGGAAGCGAAAGTTCCGGCAATGGGATTGACGTGTACGAATCCCCTCGTTACAAAGGACAATCCGTATTATTTCCGCGTATGCTTTATCGATCCGTTTCAGGGAACCGTTATGGCGACATACGCGAATAAAAATCTCAACGCGAAAACCGCGGTGCTTATCCGTGAAATTTCGAACGATTATTCCGTCGGTCTTGCGAAATTCTTTTCCGACACGTTTAAAAAACTTGCCGGAGAATCGAGCATTCTTGCAGAGCTCAATTACAATACCGGCGATCAGGATTTTACCGCGCAGCTGACGACGATCAAAGCGAGCAATCCCGACGTGATCTTTGCGCCGGGCAATTACACGGAAAGCGCCCTTATCATGAAGCAGGCGAGAGAGCTCGGCATTACTGCACCTTTCCTCGGCGGCGATACGTGGGAAACACCCGAACTCATCGATGTCGGAAAAGATGCCGTTGAAGGCTGTCTTCTTTCTACGGCTTTCGATGCAGGCGGTGCGACGGGCGATCTTGCGAAAACTTTTTTGGCAAAATACGATGAAGAGTATCACAAAGAACCCGCCGCGTTTACGGTTCTCGCTTTTGACGGATATCGCCTTGTTCTCGACGCGATACGTCGGGCCGATTCGATCGACACGACGAAGATTCGCGATGCGATTGCGGCGACGAGCGACTTCGAAGGAGTTGCCGGAAACGTTACGCTCGATGAAAACGGAGACGCGACGAAAAGCGCTTTTATTAAAACGGTAAAAGACGGAAAGTTTACCTATATCACAATCGTAAACCCGTAA
- the yfcE gene encoding phosphodiesterase produces MKYFIMSDIHGSAAACEKALAHFHALKCDKIILLGDVLYHGPRNPLPENYAPALVAQMLNPLAHDIIACRGNCDSEVDQMVLAFPISADYACIADEGIRIFASHGHIYAPAKQTANEAIVAGSKVPPLSPNDIELFGHIHEQHLYKTQAGVLVCNPGSTSLPKNGSPAGFAVYEKGEIALYDMEGRELKRMTCK; encoded by the coding sequence ATGAAATACTTTATTATGTCCGATATTCACGGAAGCGCCGCGGCTTGTGAAAAAGCGCTCGCGCACTTTCACGCGCTTAAATGCGATAAAATTATTTTACTCGGCGACGTGCTCTATCACGGACCGAGAAATCCGCTGCCGGAAAATTATGCGCCCGCCCTTGTCGCGCAAATGCTCAACCCGCTCGCGCACGACATAATCGCGTGCCGCGGAAACTGCGACTCCGAAGTCGATCAGATGGTACTCGCCTTTCCGATTTCGGCGGATTACGCCTGCATCGCCGATGAAGGTATAAGAATTTTTGCATCGCACGGGCACATCTATGCTCCGGCAAAACAAACGGCAAACGAAGCAATTGTCGCCGGCAGCAAAGTTCCGCCGCTTTCCCCGAACGATATCGAACTGTTCGGCCACATCCACGAACAGCACTTGTACAAAACGCAAGCCGGCGTACTCGTATGCAATCCCGGCTCGACATCGCTTCCGAAAAACGGCTCTCCTGCGGGATTTGCCGTATACGAAAAAGGCGAAATCGCGCTGTACGATATGGAAGGACGCGAACTCAAGCGGATGACCTGTAAATAA
- a CDS encoding phosphodiester glycosidase family protein, with amino-acid sequence MTVIKRLDQIDNPDGNIQRFLTVSGFGWNDIAFTQAPFRSDFIKSLAQLYRVAIIPKNPSEAGHLIFFHVPDTVDTASMPRTIGGVTYYDATANLAAWIESGDPKSESLLNAVIKAGFCDTADGSGAGARAMPVSNRFGCVSDAAKTHDIACNAHFFLMDTFDALNPYDLFGTPYGMTVQKGTMILPPLHHRPALVVDTDGKTRIAHPELTEVSVTIDGKTYVHGKNCLFFERPDTEMTPPCSGSALLVADGRVIASKKGGAVRVPMGGFAVQTEKPVAVSDPHCSFQSDTPYAFALQVGPAMTENGKLAVDFSGCPFCEFGKMTAFPPTVYPLSWDDGRAGRIVLGADKDDLPVLIWAEAASIHGHVKGKESPGCSLKETAAYCARIGLQNSVNLDGGGSSQLLVNGERFLHLKDRTADNREAERPVPGIIVIS; translated from the coding sequence ATGACTGTCATCAAACGCTTGGATCAAATCGACAATCCCGACGGAAATATTCAGCGGTTTTTGACCGTGTCGGGATTCGGCTGGAACGATATCGCCTTTACACAAGCTCCGTTCCGTTCCGATTTTATTAAATCGCTGGCACAGCTCTATCGCGTGGCCATCATTCCGAAAAACCCCTCAGAAGCCGGACACTTGATTTTTTTTCACGTACCGGACACCGTCGATACGGCTTCGATGCCCCGAACGATCGGCGGCGTGACCTATTACGATGCGACGGCAAACCTCGCCGCGTGGATCGAAAGCGGCGATCCGAAAAGCGAAAGCCTGCTGAATGCGGTTATAAAAGCGGGTTTTTGCGATACGGCTGACGGATCGGGTGCGGGTGCGCGGGCTATGCCGGTTTCAAATCGATTCGGCTGCGTAAGCGACGCCGCAAAAACGCATGACATAGCATGTAACGCGCACTTTTTTTTAATGGACACTTTCGATGCGCTCAATCCGTACGATCTTTTCGGAACGCCCTACGGTATGACCGTGCAAAAAGGAACAATGATTTTGCCGCCGCTGCATCATCGTCCCGCACTCGTCGTGGATACTGACGGAAAAACACGGATCGCGCATCCCGAACTCACCGAAGTGTCCGTAACGATAGACGGCAAAACGTACGTACACGGCAAAAACTGTCTTTTTTTTGAACGCCCCGATACGGAAATGACGCCGCCGTGCAGCGGAAGCGCATTGCTCGTTGCCGACGGCCGCGTCATCGCATCGAAAAAAGGAGGAGCCGTTCGCGTTCCCATGGGAGGCTTTGCCGTTCAAACGGAAAAGCCCGTTGCCGTTTCCGATCCGCACTGTTCCTTTCAAAGCGATACGCCGTATGCGTTTGCGCTGCAAGTCGGACCTGCGATGACGGAAAACGGAAAACTTGCCGTCGATTTTTCCGGCTGCCCTTTTTGCGAATTCGGGAAAATGACCGCATTTCCGCCGACGGTATATCCCCTTTCCTGGGACGACGGAAGAGCCGGACGGATAGTGCTGGGAGCCGATAAAGACGATTTGCCCGTGTTAATTTGGGCGGAAGCCGCAAGCATCCACGGCCACGTAAAAGGAAAAGAAAGTCCCGGCTGTTCGCTCAAAGAAACGGCTGCATACTGCGCCCGTATCGGTCTTCAAAATTCGGTCAATTTGGACGGAGGCGGATCGTCGCAGCTGCTTGTAAACGGCGAGAGGTTTTTGCATTTGAAAGATCGAACGGCCGACAATCGGGAAGCGGAACGACCGGTACCGGGAATCATCGTCATATCGTAA
- a CDS encoding TrmH family RNA methyltransferase has product MRNKQNDELAVCGLSAVKKLEKKDWKKIRRLYFTKETAPFFGGLCKKLAENRGIYNLVEPADLEKLSRTVHHQGVVAMIFMPKITPLDSDVSDEWIANGENVLVLDRIGNANNFGAIVRSAAFFGMKNIVIPADESQSAVTTSSYRIAQGGMEFVTIYSANSIARFMEAVRGRMLRIGTDLRAKKTLAEIAGLRGEKPLLIVLGNEEDGISDDVRKNCDECVIIPFAGFTEGSEPAIQSLNVAQAASIILYELIQRPNGH; this is encoded by the coding sequence ATGCGAAACAAACAAAACGACGAACTCGCCGTGTGCGGACTTTCCGCCGTAAAAAAGCTCGAAAAAAAAGATTGGAAAAAAATCCGCCGATTGTATTTTACGAAAGAAACCGCACCGTTTTTCGGCGGCCTTTGCAAAAAGCTTGCAGAAAATCGCGGCATATACAATTTGGTCGAGCCGGCCGATTTGGAAAAACTTTCCAGAACCGTGCATCATCAGGGCGTCGTCGCGATGATCTTTATGCCGAAAATCACACCGCTCGATTCCGACGTCTCGGACGAGTGGATTGCAAACGGCGAAAACGTGCTCGTGCTCGACCGCATCGGCAATGCGAACAATTTCGGCGCAATCGTCAGGAGCGCGGCTTTTTTCGGTATGAAAAACATCGTTATCCCGGCGGACGAATCGCAGTCGGCCGTTACGACGAGCAGCTACCGCATCGCACAAGGCGGTATGGAATTCGTTACGATTTATTCGGCGAATTCGATTGCGCGTTTTATGGAAGCGGTACGCGGACGCATGCTGCGGATCGGCACCGATTTGCGTGCAAAAAAAACACTCGCGGAAATCGCCGGTCTGCGCGGCGAAAAACCCCTGCTCATCGTGCTCGGCAACGAAGAGGACGGCATATCCGATGACGTGCGGAAAAATTGCGACGAATGCGTCATCATCCCCTTTGCGGGATTTACAGAAGGAAGCGAGCCCGCCATACAAAGCTTAAACGTCGCACAGGCGGCATCGATTATTTTATACGAACTGATACAGCGGCCGAACGGACACTGA